DNA sequence from the Nocardia sp. BMG111209 genome:
TGCCGTCGCCAAGGGCGTCGACGCGACCGCGCAGCCGATCACCGAGTCGTTCACCCCGCGTGATCAGCAGGAACTGTCGGCGTTCAGCTCGCGCGCCACCATCTCCAGCGCCACCGGCGCCGTCATCGGCGGTCTCATCGGCGGCGGCCTCGGCTGCCTCGCCGGTGCGGCCATCGGTTCGGTGTCCACGGCGATCACCACTCTGCTCGCGGGCGTCATCCCGGGCGCGCTGGTGGGCTGCATCGCCGGTGTCGCGACCATCGGCTCGGTCGGCACCCTCGCCGGCGCCGCCCTGGTCGCCGGCCCGATCATGCTGTGGTCGGCCTACCAGTACTTCGACACGATCAACGCCCCGTGCCACGGCCCGGGCAGCTACTGCGTCGACCCGAACGCCCCGGCTCCGGCCCCGGCGCACTGACGCCGACTCGGCACCACCCCGCGGGCGGGTCCTTCTCCGGAGGGACCCGCCCGCGGGGCGTTTCGGAGAGTTCAGGCGGTGAGCGTATCCGGCAGGCCGACGCGCACCGGCCCGTGATCACCGAGGGCGCGGCCGATCCGGGCGCCGGCCGCGCGCAGCGGGGGCACCATCGGCGGGATCGCCGCGGTGGCCGGCAGCGCCACCGACAGCGCCGCCACCGTGCTGCCACCGGCGGCGCGCACCGGCACCGCGAGGGCGGTCACCGCCGGGTCGAGGATGCCGGGACAGTGCGCGACGCCGGTGTGGCGGATCTCGGACAGCAAGCGGCGCAACGCATTCGGATCGGTCACGGGCTCGCCGGCGATGGCCGGCAGCGGGGCCGCGAGCACCGCCTCGCGAAGACCGGCGGGCGCGTGGGCCAGCAGCACCAGCCCCGGCGCCGACACCGGCAACGGCGACCGGCCGCCGACGGTGGTGGTGCGATCCGGAATCGCCCCGGGGGCGCTGAGCCGCTCGACGCACAGCACCTCGCGTCCGGCCCGGATACTCAGGTGGACATGCCGTCCGGCCCGGCCGAGCAGATCGGTCATCACCGGCAGCGCCGCGGCGCGCAACTCGTTGACGGGCGCGGCCCGCGCCACCAGCTCCCAGATCCGCATCCCCACCCGGACCCGTTTGTCCGCGTCCCGGCACAGCCAGCCGTATTCGATCATCTCCGCGACCATTCGCGAGGTCGACGGCAGCGGAATCCCGGTCCGTTCGGACAGTTCCGAGACCGTCAGCGCCGAATGCTCCGGATCGAAACCCTCGAAAATCCGTGCCACTCTGGAGAAGACCGATTCCCCGTTGGAATGTCGCGCCATCGATCTCAGCCTCACTTCCGTCCGCAACCGCGGAAAACGGTCCTACCGGATACGTCCGGGAGTGACCTTGCCCACCCCGGGCGTCGTTCCGTCGGGCGGGATCGCCGGATTTTCTCCGGCAACGCGGCGGACACGTCCCCGGACCGCCCGCCCGAAAGGCCCGTTCACGTGGAACGATGCTATTTCGCTCTCAATCATGGTAACTCTCGGAGCGCTCCGGCAAACACTCGGCCCGACCTCCCGGCATCGGCCCGGCCACCCTCAGCAGTGGTTTCTCCGCGGCTGCGGAACTATTTCACTTCATGGCAACCGACCGGCGTTCGATTGCGGACCGGATTGACAGAGGTCGACATACGATGTCGCATTCTCGGAATATCTCGAATATGATCCGAGGCGATCTGCCGTATCACTCTGCTCCGGCCCGATCGAAAGAAACCGTCACACAGCAGGTTTCGCGCCGATCCCACCGGAAAGCCGAGCCGACGAGAAGGATTGGAACAACCGCCATGCAAATGCGCAGCGTTACAGCGGCCGCCGCCCTGGTTGTGGGTGCTCTGGCCGCGACCGCGGGCATCAGCCATGCCGATCCCGCCGCCGCGCAGCCGGAGGTCCGATATTCGGCCAAACTCGTCGACCAGAAGGTCGTCACGACCCTCCGGGACGGCACCTTCGCACTCGCCAAGGCGCGCCGGGCCGATCTGGCCGACGGCAAGGACGTGCGGCTGACCGAGCGTGACGGTGCGCTGTACGCCGCCGACGGCGCGGTCACCCCGGCCACCGACGCCGTGGATGTCGTCGACGTCCGCGACAACGGCGGGCACACCGTCGCCACGCTGCCGCTCGACGTGCACGTGGTCGGCCTGGTCATCCCGGTCGCCCCCGCGGTCAAGGAAAACGGCAGCGTGCTGGAGCTGACCCCGCAGCGGCCCTCCGGCCTGGACGTGTCCCAGCCGCTGGCGCTGAACCCGGTCGCCACCAAGCCGATCGCCGCGCAGGCCATCGCGTCGGACGCCGAGAACCAGAAGGCGATGTCCGACTTCAGCACGAAGTTCAGCCTGGCCACCGCGGTCGGCGGCTTCATCGGCACCGCGGTCGGCGCGACCATCGGCTGTGTCGTGACCATCGCCGCGGGTTGTGTGGCGGGCCTGGTCACCGGCGCCGGTGTCGGCGGCATCGTGGGCACCATCGCCGCGGGCGGACCGACCCTGATCGCCACCGGCCTGGACCTGGTCGGCACCATGCAGGCCGCCGACGGCACCTCCCGCTACGCCGACAAGCCGACCGGCCAGACCACCCTGCAGCCCGCCCCGGGCCAGGAGGTCGCGGCCCCCGGCCCGAACAACGCGCCGCGGCAGGGCAACCGGTAGACATCTCCCCGGACAGCATCCGACGCGACGGGCCCCGAACCTATCCGGTTCGGGGCCCGTCGCGTCGTGTCGTCAGCCGATGCCGAACGGCTCGCCCCACAGCGTCACATGCCCGGTGACGGTCGGCGTGGCGACCATGACCTCGACGAACGCACGGGCCTGGGCATATCCGCCGCAGCCGTTCACCGCGATGGTCTCGTCCTTCCAGGTCACGCTGTTGTGGCCGCCCTTCGCCGAATGCCGGTTGTCGTGCGAGTCGGCGCCGAAGTCGTCGGCCGATTCCAGATCGAGTACGTACAACGACCGGGCCTGGCCGGCGGTGAGGGTCAGATCGGCGGAGGCGCCGGGGGTGACCGACCCGGACACCGACGGCCTGCCGTCGCTGCCCGCACTCACCGAGCCGGAGGCGGTGCCGTTCACGCCGAGGGTGACGCCGTCGCTCAGATCCACCTGACAGCCGACCACGTAGCCGGGGCGCACCCGGGTAGAGGTGGACGGGTCGTCGGCGTCGCCGCCGGTGAGGTTCACCTCGCCGTGGCCGGAGACCCAGGCGTTGCGGTGCAGCGGCGTGCCGCCCATGGACGGATTGATGTTCGCCGACTCGCCCGACAGCGTGACGTGCACGGATGTGCCGTCCTCCAGCGTCCGGGTGATATCGCCGCCCGGCAGCGGGACGAAGGTGTCCGCGTCGGCCGCACCGGCGGCGAACAGCCCGATCGCGATCCCCGCGACCGCGGCCGCGGCGGCGCCCTTGACGATGTGCATGATGCTGACTTCCTCGGGAATTCGTTCGCCGGAGCGAGACGGGAGCGGCGGCGAACTCAGCCGAGACCGAACGGCCGGCCGTACAGCGTGGTCTTGGAGTAGTCGTCGCCGATGATCTCGACCACGACCACCTGGCGGGCCTGCGCGTACCCGGCGCAGCCCTCGATCGACAGTTGCGAATCCTGATAGTCGACGTGATAGGTGCCGCTGTGCGGGAGATCCTTCCGATCGACGGTGACCCATTCGATCTCGCCCGGCTTCAGCGGCAGCGACAGCGATCCCGCGAGGCTCGGCGCGCTGCCCAGCGCCGCCGACATCGAGGTGGACAGGCTGCCCAGCGCCACCTGGCAGCCGACCACGTAGCCGACGGTGAGTTCGGAGGTGCCGTGCGTCGAGGAGTTGTTCGTCCCCGAGGTGCCGGCCGCGCCGTTCCACGGGCCCGCGGCGCCGTCCGGGGTGTCCACCTCGGCGGTCACGTCGCCGGTGATCCAGACGTTGCGGCCGGCCCCGTTGCCTGCCAGCGACGGCGAGATCACCGCGTGTTCCCCGCGCGAGTCGATCACCACGCCGGCACCGGCGGTATGACCGTCGGCCAGCGGTACGAAGGTGTCCGCGTTCGCGGCACCGGCCGCACAGCACCCGACGGCGGCCGCGGCGGCCAGCGCCACACCGGCGGCTCGCCACGCCCACATCGGGCCGGCGACACGATTTTCCCTCATGATCTTTCCTCGTCGATTCCGTC
Encoded proteins:
- a CDS encoding IclR family transcriptional regulator, which gives rise to MARHSNGESVFSRVARIFEGFDPEHSALTVSELSERTGIPLPSTSRMVAEMIEYGWLCRDADKRVRVGMRIWELVARAAPVNELRAAALPVMTDLLGRAGRHVHLSIRAGREVLCVERLSAPGAIPDRTTTVGGRSPLPVSAPGLVLLAHAPAGLREAVLAAPLPAIAGEPVTDPNALRRLLSEIRHTGVAHCPGILDPAVTALAVPVRAAGGSTVAALSVALPATAAIPPMVPPLRAAGARIGRALGDHGPVRVGLPDTLTA
- a CDS encoding MspA family porin, with protein sequence MHIVKGAAAAAVAGIAIGLFAAGAADADTFVPLPGGDITRTLEDGTSVHVTLSGESANINPSMGGTPLHRNAWVSGHGEVNLTGGDADDPSTSTRVRPGYVVGCQVDLSDGVTLGVNGTASGSVSAGSDGRPSVSGSVTPGASADLTLTAGQARSLYVLDLESADDFGADSHDNRHSAKGGHNSVTWKDETIAVNGCGGYAQARAFVEVMVATPTVTGHVTLWGEPFGIG
- a CDS encoding MspA family porin: MRENRVAGPMWAWRAAGVALAAAAAVGCCAAGAANADTFVPLADGHTAGAGVVIDSRGEHAVISPSLAGNGAGRNVWITGDVTAEVDTPDGAAGPWNGAAGTSGTNNSSTHGTSELTVGYVVGCQVALGSLSTSMSAALGSAPSLAGSLSLPLKPGEIEWVTVDRKDLPHSGTYHVDYQDSQLSIEGCAGYAQARQVVVVEIIGDDYSKTTLYGRPFGLG